One Hypanus sabinus isolate sHypSab1 chromosome 4, sHypSab1.hap1, whole genome shotgun sequence genomic region harbors:
- the dnajc28 gene encoding dnaJ homolog subfamily C member 28 — translation MLTAKKNWVMTCLRGARMLSGHRTLSKHLQDCYSLLNIQENCNHDEAKEAYVKLAKLYHPDSGSDGADPQKFMQVEEAYKAIVKHLAEKRKAESDQRMDEEEERFKCLAPQHRQYLSFEGIGTGTPSQREKQYRKFRVGRASDQVLDYRKQKLQAQDLENTMMVMDIRHGKKTKITQAVERLVEDLIQESMAKGDFDNLSGKGKPLQKFAQYPYIDPMTHNLNRILIENGYQPEWIALHKEIKQTIEKLRSDMMSYRKKLGEPLTVHTQKHWNLICEQFRNDIKQLNKTIDKFNLIVPLLNRQMLHFNPDKEIAVILKNYDMLTEANKATAEIIGKSTEENSTKNTLLNWIKHLLKYNQRK, via the coding sequence ATGTTAACAGCAAAGAAAAACTGGGTTATGACTTGCCTTCGCGGTGCTAGGATGCTCTCGGGTCACCGAACATTGAGCAAACACCTCCAAGACTGTTACAGTTTGCTTAATATACAGGAAAACTGCAACCACGATGAAGCGAAGGAAGCCTATGTCAAACTTGCCAAATTATATCATCCAGATAGTGGCTCTGACGGCGCTGATCCTCAAAAGTTCATGCAAGTCGAAGAAGCCTACAAGGCTATTGTCAAGCATTTAGCAGAGAAAAGGAAGGCAGAGTCTGATCAAAGAATGGATGAAGAAGAAGAACGATTCAAGTGCCTGGCACCTCAGCACAGACAGTATCTGAGCTTTGAAGGCATTGGTACTGGTACACCTAGTCAGAGGGAGAAACAGTACAGGAAGTTCAGAGTCGGCCGTGCAAGTGACCAGGTGTTGGATTACAGAAAACAGAAACTACAAGCTCAGGATTTGGAAAATACTATGATGGTGATGGATATTCGACAtggcaaaaaaacaaaaataacccaaGCAGTGGAACGGTTGGTGGAAGATCTCATCCAGGAGTCAATGGCCAAAGGTGACTTTGATAACCTTAGCGGTAAAGGGAAGCCACTGCAGAAGTTTGCACAATATCCATACATCGATCCCATGACACACAATCTGAACAGGATTCTCATAGAAAATGGGTATCAACCAGAGTGGATTGCTTTGCATAAAGAAATCAAGCAAACTATAGAGAAACTCAGAAGTGACATGATGAGTTACAGGAAAAAGCTTGGTGAGCCCCTGACTGTCCACACTCAAAAGCATTGGAACCTAATCTGTGAGCAATTCAGAAATGATATTAAGCAGCTTAATAAAACGATAGATAAATTCAATTTAATTGTACCTCTACTGAACAGGCAGATGCTGCACTTTAATCCAGATAAAGAGATTGCTGTCATATTGAAAAACTACGATATGTTAACGGAAGCAAACAAAGCCACTGCAGAGATTATTGGAAAATCAACTGAGGAAAATAGTACAAAAAACACCTTATTGAATTGGATCAAACATTTGCTGAAATATAATCAGAGGAAGTAG